A genome region from Chelonia mydas isolate rCheMyd1 chromosome 12, rCheMyd1.pri.v2, whole genome shotgun sequence includes the following:
- the LOC102943626 gene encoding dual specificity protein phosphatase 22-A isoform X2: MTYLCISVSDSSSQNLSSEFSHQFLGLAAASGPANNKETFTVNTDLEEEETQRIQHFKESIGFIHECRLHGGGCLIHCLAGVSRSTTILVAYLMTVTDLSWEECLAATRVVRSYVSPNFGFQQQLQEYEMTLLKEYRAWVRQEYGKNPFNDQEELQRLITEQEKKQREQQLGSRENHWINSPTSNYPLPYNAYGTSSNRWMNR, encoded by the exons GTCTTCAGAATTCAGCCATCAGTTCCTTGGCTTAGCGGCAGCATCTGGGCCAGCGAATAACAAGGAAACATTTACAGTAAACACTGatttagaagaagaagaaacacagAG GATCCAGCATTTTAAGGAGAGCATCGGGTTCATTCATGAATGCCGGCTCCATGGGGGAGGCTGCCTCATTCATTG CCTGGCTGGTGTTTCCCGCAGCACCACCATCCTGGTGGCTTACCTTATGACTGTGACTGACCTCAGCTGGGAGGAGTGTCTGGCTGCCACCAGGGTTGTCCGTTCCTATGTCAGTCCTAACTTTggcttccagcagcagctgcaggagtaCGAGATGACTCTGCTCAAGGAG TACCGAGCCTGGGTTCGACAAGAGTATGGCAAGAACCCATTTAATGACCAAGAAGAGCTACAGCGCTTAATCACTGAGCAGGAAAAGAAACAGAGAGAACAGCAGCTTGGAAGCAGGGAGAATCACTGGATCAACTCCCCAACATCCAATTACCCGCTTCCCTACAATGCCTATGGTACCAGCAGCAACAGATGGATGAACAGATAA